A portion of the Deinococcus peraridilitoris DSM 19664 genome contains these proteins:
- the rplS gene encoding 50S ribosomal protein L19, whose translation MKINRGAILRSIEQPHLKTTQPDFQPGDTVRVDTKVTEGNRTRVQAFEGVVIAVNNSGTRKSFTVRKISFGEGVERVFPINSPGIDKINVLERGKVRRAKLYYLRELRGKAARIKTDRGRMMRDSQPKNVSKTQSAAAEVQTGDSQAD comes from the coding sequence ATGAAAATCAACCGTGGCGCCATCCTCCGCTCGATCGAGCAACCCCACCTCAAGACGACCCAGCCTGACTTTCAGCCGGGCGACACCGTGCGGGTGGATACCAAGGTGACCGAAGGCAACCGCACCCGCGTCCAGGCCTTCGAAGGTGTGGTCATCGCCGTCAACAACAGTGGTACCCGCAAGAGCTTCACCGTGCGCAAGATCAGCTTCGGTGAGGGCGTCGAGCGTGTGTTTCCCATCAACTCGCCGGGCATCGACAAGATCAACGTGCTCGAGCGCGGCAAGGTTCGTCGTGCCAAGCTGTACTACCTGCGTGAGCTGCGCGGCAAGGCCGCCCGCATCAAGACCGACCGTGGCCGCATGATGCGCGACTCGCAGCCCAAGAACGTCAGCAAGACCCAGAGTGCCGCTGCCGAAGTGCAGACCGGCGACTCGCAAGCCGACTGA
- a CDS encoding peptidoglycan-binding protein — protein sequence MHKHLLLGFTLLLAACSAPPTGPLSSSPEAGQLTTLAVKSWPAYNNGDSGRDVVTIQYLLRHRGYSLSVDGAFGSGTESAVRSFQTSKGLTSDGVVGSNTWEALIVTTREGDSNNAVRAVQDQLKNQYGYNLTIDGVFGSGTKSAVVDFQSKRGLSADGIVGLNTWHALVTGTSSGGSAASLANQILNNSRITLGSSSSTSGGSPRQNIIDTSNGLPAKRGCSTDANCGLTVYLKANMLQGMQNVAGRYTIYITSIAGGVHSSTSYHYRGTGFDIGIVNGVRVNGDSSLNRAAMQACRDFGAIEVLGPSNRADHQDHIHCAWPD from the coding sequence ATGCACAAACACTTGTTGCTTGGCTTCACCCTCCTTCTCGCCGCCTGCAGCGCGCCACCGACGGGCCCACTGAGCTCCTCTCCGGAGGCTGGGCAGCTCACCACCCTCGCCGTCAAGAGCTGGCCTGCCTACAACAATGGCGACAGCGGACGTGACGTGGTGACCATTCAGTACCTGCTGCGCCACCGCGGGTACAGCCTGAGCGTGGACGGCGCGTTCGGCAGCGGCACGGAAAGCGCCGTGCGCAGCTTTCAGACGAGCAAGGGCCTCACGTCCGACGGCGTGGTGGGCAGCAACACGTGGGAAGCATTGATCGTCACCACCCGCGAAGGAGACAGCAACAACGCCGTGCGCGCCGTACAGGACCAGCTGAAAAACCAGTACGGCTACAACCTGACGATCGACGGGGTTTTTGGCAGCGGCACCAAAAGCGCCGTGGTGGACTTTCAGAGCAAGCGGGGCCTGAGTGCCGACGGCATCGTGGGCCTCAACACCTGGCACGCCCTGGTGACCGGCACCTCGTCGGGCGGCAGCGCCGCGAGCCTCGCCAACCAGATTCTCAACAACTCGCGCATCACGCTGGGAAGCAGCAGTTCCACCTCGGGAGGCAGCCCGCGTCAGAACATCATCGACACCTCCAACGGCCTGCCCGCCAAGCGCGGCTGCAGCACCGACGCCAACTGTGGCCTGACGGTCTACCTCAAGGCGAACATGCTGCAGGGCATGCAGAACGTCGCCGGGCGCTACACCATCTACATCACCTCGATTGCCGGCGGCGTGCACTCCAGCACGTCGTACCACTACCGGGGCACCGGCTTTGACATCGGCATCGTGAACGGGGTGCGGGTGAATGGGGACAGCTCGCTCAACCGCGCTGCCATGCAGGCCTGCCGTGACTTCGGCGCCATCGAGGTGCTGGGACCGAGCAACCGCGCCGACCACCAGGACCACATTCACTGCGCCTGGCCGGACTGA
- a CDS encoding peptidoglycan recognition protein family protein gives MNTTMNRREVLQRGLGLAGILLLAGCGVQVTPPDAERLNTLAVTQPGIIGCASWKAAPPKEAITVLSARPTRLIVHHTNTANTSDTSLAHAHELARSIQSYHQNNNGWIDSGQQFTITRGGYVLEGRHRSLEAAQNGNLQVVGAHCPGQNEVAVGIENEGNYQSVAPPSVLYNQLVTLCAWLCDRYGIVSTEIYGHRDFYATACPGDVLYSQLPKLRSDVAAKRGQVVRVWPTVRSGFSGERVKSVQYLLNARGQSVAVDGQYGSGTAGAVSRFQAGAGLTQDGVVGSLTWERLILTVRRGDLGSAVQGVQSQLASKGYALSVDGNFGPGTESAVKSFQSSRGLTSDGIVGPATWHALVS, from the coding sequence ATGAACACCACCATGAATCGGCGTGAAGTGCTGCAGCGCGGCCTGGGACTGGCGGGCATCCTGCTGCTGGCGGGCTGCGGTGTGCAGGTCACCCCTCCTGACGCCGAGCGCCTGAACACGCTGGCCGTGACGCAGCCCGGCATCATCGGTTGCGCCTCGTGGAAGGCCGCGCCGCCCAAGGAAGCCATCACCGTGCTCAGCGCGCGGCCGACGCGCCTGATCGTCCATCACACCAACACCGCCAACACGAGCGACACCTCGCTGGCGCACGCGCACGAACTCGCCCGCTCCATTCAGAGCTACCACCAGAACAACAACGGCTGGATCGACTCCGGGCAGCAGTTCACCATCACGCGTGGCGGCTACGTGCTCGAAGGCCGTCACCGCAGTCTGGAGGCCGCGCAGAACGGCAACCTGCAGGTGGTCGGCGCGCACTGCCCCGGTCAGAACGAGGTGGCCGTGGGCATCGAGAACGAGGGGAATTACCAAAGTGTGGCGCCGCCCAGCGTGCTCTACAACCAGCTGGTCACCCTGTGCGCCTGGCTGTGCGACCGCTACGGCATTGTCAGCACCGAGATCTACGGGCACCGTGACTTTTACGCCACCGCCTGCCCGGGTGACGTGCTGTACAGTCAGCTGCCCAAACTCCGCTCGGACGTGGCCGCCAAGCGGGGTCAGGTCGTGCGCGTGTGGCCGACGGTGCGCAGCGGCTTCAGCGGTGAGCGGGTAAAAAGCGTGCAGTATCTGCTGAACGCACGCGGCCAGAGCGTGGCCGTGGACGGCCAGTACGGCTCCGGAACGGCGGGAGCGGTCAGCCGGTTTCAGGCGGGCGCGGGGCTCACCCAGGACGGCGTGGTCGGATCACTCACCTGGGAGCGCCTGATCCTCACCGTGCGCCGCGGTGACCTCGGCAGCGCCGTGCAGGGCGTGCAGAGCCAGCTGGCCAGCAAGGGTTACGCCCTCAGCGTGGACGGCAACTTCGGGCCCGGTACGGAAAGCGCCGTGAAGAGCTTTCAGTCTTCCCGGGGGCTCACCAGTGACGGCATCGTGGGACCGGCAACCTGGCATGCGCTCGTCAGCTGA
- a CDS encoding NUDIX domain-containing protein — MPFWLPQEQRPARDRARRYGVVMEIRWFEEPLPPALPVTQVYGWVLNVGGAVLVLRDGEKFTLPGGQPEAGETWQETLAREAWEEARVTVRDVRYLGYQRVSEDTAWFAGAPYAQLRFAARLQRESPTGPDPATGRTYQRHWLAPDAAVRALGWGGEQLGAAWRLLALS, encoded by the coding sequence TTGCCTTTCTGGCTGCCACAGGAGCAGCGCCCGGCGCGTGACCGTGCGCGCCGCTATGGTGTGGTGATGGAAATTCGGTGGTTCGAGGAACCCCTGCCGCCTGCTTTGCCGGTCACGCAGGTGTACGGCTGGGTCCTGAATGTTGGTGGCGCGGTGCTGGTGTTGCGCGACGGCGAGAAGTTCACCCTGCCCGGCGGTCAGCCCGAGGCAGGGGAGACCTGGCAGGAGACCCTCGCGCGTGAAGCCTGGGAAGAAGCCCGGGTGACCGTGCGTGACGTGAGGTATCTCGGGTATCAGCGCGTTTCGGAAGACACGGCCTGGTTCGCTGGCGCCCCGTACGCGCAGCTGCGCTTTGCGGCCCGCCTGCAGCGCGAATCGCCCACCGGCCCCGATCCGGCGACCGGGCGCACCTACCAACGGCACTGGCTGGCGCCGGACGCCGCCGTGCGGGCCCTCGGCTGGGGTGGTGAACAGCTCGGCGCCGCCTGGCGCCTTCTCGCGCTCAGCTGA
- a CDS encoding glycoside hydrolase family 10 protein produces MNHLLRLGALGALTVSLLACNQSTPTQGQDAAVEIQKQRSAPSGQLRGIWVDAFGPGLKTAAEIDSLVADTKALHANAIFAQIGRRGDCYCNKAAMPRTSDPAVQGGGFDPLAYLLQKAHAQGIQVHAWIITTAIHNQLAAPSQPDHVFNLHGRGKTGRDYWLMQRADGLERAGNDFLLDPGHPDAAKYITSMYTSVVKNYDVDGVHFDRVRYPDFNLGLNVPSWGYNPTALERFRADTGRTDTPEPTDAQWMQWRRDKVTKLVRDTSRAVKAIKPHVWVSAATITYGYGPADLGGFHTSRTYVEVLQDWAKWMQQGLIDLNVIMNYKREHFTAPGNDQRLMYEQWNQFAASQVRGQVALAVGSAIYLNYTDGSVTQIQKALTQPGVSGWVGYSHRVPDANVNAGTRSRTDAWAELAAKLTGAGGAFEKEASWGTAPVRPGSGSLEGSDAPEPARAHPGVREVPQDPDERNNPEGAGYR; encoded by the coding sequence ATGAACCACCTTCTTCGTCTGGGGGCACTGGGCGCACTCACCGTCAGCCTGCTCGCCTGCAACCAGTCCACGCCGACACAAGGTCAGGACGCTGCGGTGGAGATTCAAAAGCAGCGCTCGGCTCCATCGGGTCAGTTGCGTGGAATCTGGGTCGATGCCTTCGGGCCGGGCCTCAAGACTGCCGCCGAAATCGATTCCCTGGTGGCGGACACGAAGGCGCTCCATGCCAACGCCATTTTCGCGCAGATCGGTCGGCGTGGCGACTGCTACTGCAACAAGGCTGCCATGCCGCGCACGAGCGACCCGGCCGTGCAGGGCGGCGGGTTTGACCCACTGGCGTACCTCCTGCAAAAAGCGCATGCCCAGGGCATCCAGGTGCATGCCTGGATCATCACGACCGCCATTCACAACCAGCTGGCCGCGCCTTCCCAGCCGGATCACGTCTTCAACCTGCACGGGCGCGGCAAAACCGGACGCGACTACTGGCTGATGCAGCGCGCGGATGGCCTGGAGCGTGCCGGAAACGACTTCCTGCTCGACCCCGGGCATCCGGACGCCGCGAAGTACATCACCAGCATGTACACCAGCGTGGTTAAGAACTACGACGTGGACGGCGTCCACTTCGACCGCGTGCGCTACCCGGATTTCAACCTGGGCCTCAACGTGCCCAGTTGGGGCTACAATCCCACCGCCCTGGAGCGTTTCCGCGCGGACACCGGACGCACGGATACGCCCGAGCCGACCGACGCGCAATGGATGCAGTGGCGGCGTGACAAGGTCACCAAACTGGTCAGGGACACCAGCCGCGCCGTGAAGGCCATCAAGCCGCACGTGTGGGTGAGCGCCGCGACCATCACCTACGGATACGGCCCAGCCGACCTGGGTGGCTTTCACACGTCACGCACCTATGTTGAGGTCCTGCAGGACTGGGCCAAGTGGATGCAGCAGGGCCTGATCGACCTGAACGTCATCATGAATTACAAGCGTGAACACTTCACCGCACCGGGCAACGACCAGCGCCTGATGTACGAACAGTGGAATCAGTTCGCGGCGTCGCAGGTTCGTGGACAGGTCGCACTGGCCGTGGGCAGCGCGATTTACCTGAATTATACGGACGGCAGCGTGACCCAGATCCAAAAAGCCCTGACCCAGCCGGGGGTGAGTGGCTGGGTGGGTTACTCTCACCGCGTGCCCGACGCCAACGTCAACGCGGGTACCCGGTCACGCACCGACGCCTGGGCCGAACTGGCGGCCAAACTCACGGGCGCAGGCGGTGCCTTCGAGAAGGAAGCCAGCTGGGGAACCGCGCCGGTCAGACCGGGCTCGGGCAGTCTGGAAGGCAGCGATGCGCCTGAGCCCGCCCGCGCGCATCCTGGAGTGCGCGAGGTGCCCCAGGACCCCGACGAGCGCAACAACCCCGAGGGTGCCGGCTACCGCTGA
- the lipB gene encoding lipoyl(octanoyl) transferase LipB encodes MNEPFGVLDLGVLPYAHALERQKIEHDRVVRGGQPTLILVEHPPVLTLGRKAREGGNIIAPRELLAQHGIEVFEVERGGDVTYHGPGQLVAYAIFPVGRRVRDFLRLLEAAFVRVAEGYGLSARANPGYAGVYVDAREVNGRLLDQKLASIGVAVQRNVAFHGVALNVATNLAHFDLILPCGLQDTQMTSLERELTLRGAPQAVSMPDAKARTVAAFREVFANYDWTLPELSPSLTADPSPAAQGAL; translated from the coding sequence GTGAACGAACCATTCGGCGTGCTGGATCTGGGCGTCCTGCCATACGCGCATGCCCTGGAGCGCCAGAAAATTGAGCATGACCGTGTCGTGCGCGGCGGTCAGCCGACGTTGATCCTGGTGGAGCATCCACCCGTATTGACTTTGGGGCGCAAGGCGCGCGAAGGCGGCAACATCATCGCGCCGCGCGAGCTGCTCGCCCAGCACGGCATCGAGGTGTTTGAAGTCGAGCGTGGCGGCGACGTCACGTATCATGGGCCCGGGCAACTGGTGGCCTACGCGATCTTTCCGGTAGGACGGCGGGTGCGCGACTTTCTGCGGCTGCTGGAAGCGGCGTTCGTGCGTGTGGCCGAGGGCTACGGCCTCAGCGCGCGCGCCAACCCGGGCTACGCGGGCGTGTACGTGGACGCCCGCGAGGTGAACGGCCGCCTGCTCGACCAGAAGCTCGCCTCGATCGGGGTGGCGGTGCAGCGCAACGTCGCCTTTCACGGGGTCGCGCTCAACGTCGCCACCAACCTCGCCCACTTCGACCTGATCCTGCCCTGCGGTCTGCAGGACACCCAGATGACCTCGCTGGAGCGCGAGTTGACCTTGCGTGGCGCGCCGCAGGCCGTGAGCATGCCAGACGCCAAGGCCCGCACGGTGGCGGCGTTTCGCGAGGTGTTCGCGAATTACGACTGGACCCTGCCCGAACTCTCCCCCTCCCTCACCGCCGACCCTTCCCCTGCCGCGCAAGGAGCGCTATGA
- the lipA gene encoding lipoyl synthase, translating into MTTEPRFVKNGIYRKDAVKEKHREPKPAWLKVSIPTGEVFGEVRKIVKEHKLHTVCEEAMCPNIAECWSRGTATFMLMGHICTRACRFCAVDTGNPMGRLDVTEPYSVAESVQLMSLRYVVLTSVDRDDLPDGGAYHFARTVEQIKKTSPETRVEALTPDFGGNTHCVDLVLNAGVDVYAQNLETVRRLTHPVRDIRASYDGTLAVLAHAKAARPDVYTKTSIMLGLGETHEEILEAMRDCRAAGVDVLTFGQYLRPTEHHLKVERYVTPEEFAQLREIGLQMGFVEVVSGPLVRSSYKAEQLFMDKPGSFPEHLAHLEQDSSLSLI; encoded by the coding sequence ATGACCACCGAACCCCGCTTTGTCAAGAACGGCATCTACCGCAAGGACGCGGTCAAGGAAAAACACCGCGAACCCAAACCGGCCTGGCTGAAAGTCAGCATTCCAACCGGCGAGGTCTTCGGCGAGGTGCGCAAGATCGTCAAGGAGCACAAGCTGCACACGGTCTGCGAGGAGGCCATGTGCCCCAATATCGCCGAGTGCTGGTCGCGGGGTACGGCAACGTTCATGTTGATGGGCCACATCTGCACCCGCGCCTGCCGTTTCTGCGCGGTGGATACCGGCAACCCGATGGGCCGCCTGGACGTCACCGAGCCTTACTCGGTCGCCGAGAGCGTGCAGCTGATGAGCCTCAGATACGTCGTGCTGACCAGCGTGGACCGTGACGATCTGCCCGACGGCGGCGCCTACCACTTCGCGCGCACGGTGGAGCAGATCAAGAAAACCTCGCCTGAAACCCGGGTGGAAGCCCTGACTCCCGATTTCGGTGGCAACACCCACTGCGTGGACCTGGTGCTGAATGCGGGCGTGGACGTCTACGCCCAGAATCTGGAGACGGTGCGCCGCCTGACCCATCCGGTGCGTGACATCCGCGCGTCGTACGACGGGACTCTGGCAGTGCTCGCGCACGCCAAGGCTGCGCGCCCGGACGTGTACACCAAGACCAGCATCATGCTGGGGCTGGGTGAAACGCACGAGGAGATTCTCGAAGCCATGCGCGACTGCCGCGCGGCTGGTGTGGACGTGCTGACCTTCGGCCAGTACCTGCGCCCCACCGAGCATCACCTCAAGGTCGAGCGCTACGTGACGCCCGAGGAGTTCGCGCAGCTGCGCGAGATCGGCCTGCAGATGGGCTTTGTCGAGGTGGTTTCTGGCCCGCTAGTGCGCAGCAGTTACAAAGCCGAGCAGCTGTTCATGGACAAGCCTGGCAGCTTCCCGGAGCACCTGGCGCACCTGGAGCAGGACAGCTCCCTCTCGTTGATCTGA
- a CDS encoding putative bifunctional diguanylate cyclase/phosphodiesterase translates to MSVLFIDLDRFKPVNDLFGHAIGDALLKQVAGRIRQILPPNTLLARVGGDELIVVAEQLNRNALGQMAAEILKHLAIPYQLNGRPLAISASIGIALVPHDALDAQSALGHADLAMYRAKQSGGNAYRFFEASWHDETSGQFEIEVQLQGALERGEFELHYQPIVDPHAGSLRSFEALLRWHNPVLGMVGPDRFIPVAEQCGLILRLGEWVLREAAWQIQSWRALGYGDVRVSVNVSPVQFAQSEFVETVTAALHAAALPGQAVGLELTESALIHDIEGSNAKLAALRAMGLRIALDDFGTGFSSLSYLQRLDVDALKIDRSFVWSMDQKGGSLVRAIVELAHELGLRVVAEGVETASQLAGVSRFECDSVQGYFFSKPLRAVDALEYLQRDAARPKGDGQASGVLPDARALQDEGFDRADPERPMRG, encoded by the coding sequence GTGTCGGTGCTGTTCATCGACCTCGACCGTTTCAAACCCGTCAATGACCTGTTCGGTCACGCGATCGGCGATGCGCTCCTCAAACAGGTCGCCGGGCGAATCCGGCAGATACTGCCGCCGAACACGCTGTTGGCGCGGGTGGGCGGCGACGAGCTGATCGTCGTGGCCGAACAGCTGAACCGCAATGCGCTTGGGCAGATGGCAGCGGAGATTCTGAAGCACCTCGCCATTCCATACCAGCTCAACGGTCGACCGCTGGCCATTTCGGCGAGTATCGGTATTGCCCTGGTGCCACACGACGCTCTGGATGCCCAGAGCGCCCTGGGGCATGCCGACCTGGCGATGTACCGGGCAAAGCAGTCCGGCGGCAACGCCTACCGTTTTTTCGAGGCGTCGTGGCATGACGAGACCAGCGGGCAATTCGAAATCGAGGTGCAGCTTCAGGGTGCGCTGGAGCGTGGCGAATTCGAGTTGCACTACCAGCCCATCGTGGATCCGCACGCTGGCTCGCTGCGCAGTTTCGAAGCGCTGCTGCGCTGGCACAACCCGGTGCTGGGGATGGTTGGGCCCGACCGGTTCATTCCAGTCGCCGAGCAGTGCGGGCTGATCCTCCGTCTGGGTGAATGGGTCCTGCGTGAGGCCGCCTGGCAGATTCAGTCGTGGCGCGCCCTGGGGTACGGAGACGTGCGGGTGAGCGTCAATGTCTCGCCCGTACAGTTCGCGCAGAGCGAGTTCGTGGAGACCGTCACGGCGGCGCTGCACGCCGCCGCGCTGCCCGGCCAGGCCGTGGGGCTCGAACTCACCGAGTCTGCGCTGATTCATGACATCGAGGGCAGCAACGCGAAGCTGGCCGCCCTGCGTGCGATGGGCCTGCGAATTGCGCTCGATGATTTCGGCACCGGCTTTTCCAGCCTGTCCTACCTGCAGCGTCTTGACGTGGACGCCCTCAAGATCGACCGGTCCTTTGTGTGGTCGATGGATCAGAAGGGCGGCTCCCTGGTGAGGGCCATCGTAGAGCTCGCCCATGAACTGGGGTTGCGTGTCGTCGCGGAAGGTGTCGAAACCGCCTCGCAGCTGGCCGGTGTCAGCCGCTTCGAATGTGATTCAGTGCAGGGCTACTTTTTTTCGAAGCCGCTGCGGGCCGTGGACGCCCTGGAATACCTCCAACGCGACGCGGCCCGGCCGAAGGGAGACGGGCAGGCTTCGGGCGTGCTCCCGGACGCCCGTGCGCTGCAAGACGAGGGCTTTGACCGGGCCGACCCTGAACGCCCGATGCGTGGATGA
- a CDS encoding GGDEF domain-containing protein: MPTLPRLLSPATDRSAARRPSWAWSALLLLTVLHTLWVLAGSRPEELRVLIGNLVFLPIYALAAVLTYRAARAHEGKLRRAWSFISAALLAWGLGQVAYTYLDLTHRAVPFPSVADVGFLLFVPLFLTGVLHLCAPTSSRTQILTFVLDVLIIMLTVAGLVLPWVQRSVFAFDLSFAALAHPTSDLLLVTILVFLLGHPGNPGRTHAGLLGLGVLAFSGAHVGYGYLSAGGTYQVGQIIDPLWNWGAVMFALAAHRSTQPGHAGQTVRGRWGRLAPRALQFLPYVAITVSFARMFLPSPAGSWTPALNGIAMTVAFLVLLRLLVAEFQNARLTRWLRVQAYTDALTGLPNRAALYEQLPVFIARAGAAPRSVGAVHRPRPFQTRQ, translated from the coding sequence ATGCCTACCCTGCCCAGGCTCCTCAGCCCGGCCACCGACCGTTCCGCCGCACGTCGTCCCTCCTGGGCGTGGTCTGCACTGCTGCTGCTGACCGTTCTGCACACCTTGTGGGTTCTGGCTGGTTCCCGGCCGGAAGAACTGCGCGTGCTGATCGGAAACCTGGTGTTTCTGCCGATCTACGCGCTTGCAGCGGTCCTGACCTACCGCGCCGCCCGGGCACACGAGGGCAAGCTGCGCCGCGCCTGGTCGTTCATCTCGGCGGCGCTGCTGGCCTGGGGCCTCGGTCAGGTGGCCTACACCTATCTGGATTTGACCCACCGGGCTGTTCCGTTTCCCTCGGTGGCCGACGTGGGCTTTTTGCTGTTCGTTCCGCTCTTTCTGACGGGTGTGCTGCATCTGTGTGCACCTACCAGCAGCCGCACCCAGATCCTGACCTTCGTCCTTGACGTGCTGATCATCATGCTCACGGTGGCCGGGCTCGTGTTGCCGTGGGTGCAGCGCAGCGTGTTTGCCTTTGATCTGTCGTTCGCCGCGCTGGCACATCCGACGTCAGACCTGCTGCTGGTGACCATTCTGGTCTTCCTGCTCGGGCACCCGGGCAATCCTGGCCGGACCCACGCCGGGCTGCTCGGTCTGGGCGTGCTGGCCTTCAGCGGCGCGCACGTCGGCTATGGCTATCTGAGCGCCGGAGGGACGTATCAAGTCGGACAGATCATCGATCCCCTCTGGAACTGGGGTGCGGTGATGTTTGCACTGGCCGCCCACCGCAGCACCCAACCCGGCCACGCCGGCCAGACAGTCCGCGGGCGCTGGGGCCGTCTGGCGCCCCGCGCCCTGCAGTTTCTGCCGTATGTAGCGATCACCGTCAGCTTCGCGCGCATGTTCCTGCCGTCCCCCGCAGGTTCCTGGACACCCGCACTGAACGGCATCGCGATGACCGTGGCATTTCTGGTGCTGCTGCGCCTGCTGGTTGCCGAATTCCAGAATGCCCGCCTGACCCGGTGGCTGCGCGTGCAGGCGTACACCGACGCACTCACCGGACTTCCCAACCGCGCGGCCCTGTACGAGCAGCTTCCGGTGTTCATCGCGCGCGCTGGAGCAGCACCGCGAAGTGTCGGTGCTGTTCATCGACCTCGACCGTTTCAAACCCGTCAATGA
- a CDS encoding MFS transporter, giving the protein MSSTNAFSAASVPVSRYFSLSAFWFGSSFHWLLLLLILMPASVVRFVGDEQKGTYLGLMLGVGAVIALVMPPLVGALSDRLGRRMVFLRWGAVINVLGIVLMALAPGYWLFFLGFLVVQFGNNLATAPYSALIPELVRPQERGRASGIMGFLQAGGQLLGALCAFVFGLLQIPALASYASIAVVLLLSALVTLHFIPEPQPRERERAPSIPWWRLFALQAFLWVFVTRVLFSFGQYSVQPFLQFYVGDVLNRQTDAATVTSVMLLCIIVGSILSTLIGGRLSDRVGRKPVIYVAGVLMAACALLFLVAPNLPVALAFSFVFGLGYGAFVSVDWALGSDAMPSAKSYARDMGVWHIAFVAPQMSSAPQGLLLDWGNRQSEHLGYTLVFGIAAACFLLGVVLIRQIRDVR; this is encoded by the coding sequence ATGTCGTCCACCAACGCCTTTTCTGCGGCCTCCGTACCGGTCAGCCGGTACTTCTCCTTGTCGGCGTTCTGGTTCGGCTCCAGTTTTCATTGGCTGCTGTTGCTCCTGATTCTGATGCCCGCGAGTGTCGTGCGCTTCGTGGGCGACGAGCAGAAAGGTACCTACCTGGGCCTGATGCTGGGGGTGGGCGCCGTGATCGCCCTGGTCATGCCGCCACTGGTCGGCGCGCTGTCCGACCGCCTCGGGCGGCGCATGGTCTTTTTACGCTGGGGCGCTGTGATCAATGTGCTGGGCATTGTCCTGATGGCCCTGGCACCCGGATACTGGCTCTTTTTTCTGGGTTTTCTGGTGGTGCAGTTCGGCAACAACCTGGCCACCGCGCCCTACAGCGCCCTGATTCCCGAGCTGGTCCGCCCTCAGGAACGCGGGCGGGCCAGCGGCATCATGGGCTTCTTGCAGGCAGGCGGTCAGCTTCTCGGGGCGCTGTGCGCCTTTGTCTTCGGCCTGCTGCAGATACCGGCACTCGCTTCATACGCCTCTATTGCCGTGGTGCTGCTGCTGAGTGCCCTCGTGACCCTGCACTTCATCCCCGAGCCACAGCCGCGCGAACGTGAGCGGGCGCCCAGCATTCCCTGGTGGCGGCTGTTTGCCCTGCAGGCGTTTTTATGGGTCTTCGTGACACGGGTGCTCTTCAGCTTCGGGCAGTACAGCGTGCAGCCCTTCTTGCAGTTTTACGTGGGTGATGTGCTGAACCGCCAGACCGACGCTGCAACGGTCACCAGCGTGATGCTGCTGTGCATCATCGTGGGAAGCATTCTCAGCACCCTGATCGGCGGGCGCCTGTCGGACCGGGTGGGCCGCAAGCCAGTCATTTACGTGGCGGGCGTTCTGATGGCCGCCTGCGCGCTGCTGTTTCTGGTCGCTCCGAACCTGCCGGTAGCGCTCGCCTTCTCGTTTGTCTTCGGCCTAGGGTACGGCGCCTTTGTCAGCGTGGACTGGGCCCTGGGAAGCGACGCCATGCCCAGTGCCAAGTCGTACGCGCGCGACATGGGCGTGTGGCACATCGCGTTCGTGGCGCCGCAGATGTCGAGCGCCCCGCAAGGCCTGCTGCTCGACTGGGGCAACCGCCAAAGCGAGCATCTGGGCTACACGCTGGTCTTTGGCATCGCCGCCGCCTGTTTTCTGCTGGGCGTGGTCCTGATCCGCCAGATTCGTGACGTGCGCTGA
- a CDS encoding ERF family protein, translating to MQRSDSITKLAPALVKAQGQLQVAIKDSTNPAFRSKYADLGAVWDACRNALQDNRLSVLQLPYRSEAGCAALETVLLHESGEYISSISETRLVKDDPQGYGSAITYLRRYALSAMLGIVADDDDGNAASGYTPGPQRQVMPSRPFGKARTAGIGNETASKLQSNMALWLRDTPHAAKPAQQYAGEVLGREVGDLADLSPEDAARVRDTAKAESKAS from the coding sequence ATGCAACGATCTGACAGCATCACCAAACTCGCGCCCGCGCTCGTGAAGGCGCAGGGCCAGCTGCAGGTGGCCATCAAGGACAGCACCAACCCGGCCTTTCGCAGCAAGTATGCCGATCTCGGCGCTGTATGGGACGCCTGCCGCAATGCGCTGCAGGACAACCGCCTCAGCGTCTTGCAGCTGCCGTACCGCAGCGAGGCCGGCTGTGCCGCGCTGGAAACGGTGCTGTTGCACGAGAGCGGGGAATACATCTCCAGCATCAGCGAAACCCGCCTCGTCAAGGACGATCCGCAAGGCTACGGCAGCGCGATCACCTACCTGCGCCGCTACGCCCTGAGCGCCATGCTGGGCATCGTCGCCGACGATGACGACGGCAACGCTGCCAGCGGGTACACCCCCGGGCCACAGCGGCAGGTCATGCCGAGCCGCCCGTTTGGCAAAGCCCGCACTGCCGGAATCGGCAATGAAACGGCCAGCAAGCTGCAGTCCAACATGGCCTTGTGGCTGCGCGACACGCCGCATGCCGCAAAGCCCGCTCAGCAGTACGCCGGCGAAGTGCTGGGACGTGAGGTCGGCGACCTGGCCGACTTGAGCCCCGAAGACGCCGCGCGGGTACGCGATACCGCCAAGGCCGAGTCGAAAGCCAGCTGA